A portion of the Streptomyces sp. NBC_01335 genome contains these proteins:
- a CDS encoding AMP-dependent synthetase/ligase, with the protein MSDTPQTLIDNRPPSVANLFMERVAATPDGEAYRYPVPSSTGEGPDEWKSLTWGESAERVYAIAAGLIALGVRPEERVALASSTRVEWILADLGVMCAGAATTTVYPSTNTEESAFILADSESRVLIAEDAAQVAKARESRAELPDLTRVVVIDPAAAEPAEGDPEGWLLTLAELEAQGAAYLVEHPEAVKERVSDITADQLATLIYTSGTTGRPKGVRLPHDNWSYMAKATVATGLINADDVQYLWLPLAHVFGKVLTSGQIEVGHVTAVDGRVDKIIENLPVVRPTYMAAVPRIFEKVYNGVAAKARAGGGAKYKIFQWSVGVAREYAKVSQDNFRRTGTSSVPFALGAKHRAADALVFAKIREAFGGRLRACVSGSAALAPDIGYFFAGAGVHVLEGYGLTESSAASFCNPGEAYRTGTVGKPLPGTEVRIADDGEVLLRGPGIMQGYHRLPEKSAEVLESDGWLHTGDIGELSVDGYLSITDRKKDLIKTSGGKYVAPAEVEGQFKAVCPFVSNILVHGADRNFCTALIALDEPAILGWAAENGLAGKAYAEVVAAPQTVELIEGYVKELNGGLQRWQTIKKFRLLPRDLDIEHGELTPSLKLKRPVVEREYKSLIEDMYAGTREA; encoded by the coding sequence GTGAGCGACACACCACAGACCCTGATCGACAACCGACCGCCCTCCGTGGCGAATCTCTTCATGGAGCGGGTGGCCGCCACGCCGGACGGCGAGGCGTACCGCTACCCGGTGCCCTCGTCCACGGGCGAGGGTCCGGACGAGTGGAAGTCGCTGACCTGGGGAGAGTCCGCCGAACGGGTCTACGCCATCGCGGCGGGCCTGATCGCGCTCGGCGTGCGGCCCGAGGAGCGGGTCGCGCTCGCCTCCTCCACCCGGGTCGAGTGGATCCTCGCCGACCTGGGCGTGATGTGCGCCGGGGCCGCGACGACCACGGTGTACCCCTCCACCAACACCGAGGAGTCCGCCTTCATCCTGGCCGACTCCGAGAGCCGGGTGCTGATCGCGGAGGACGCGGCCCAGGTCGCGAAGGCCCGCGAGTCCCGCGCCGAGCTGCCCGACCTCACCCGTGTCGTCGTCATCGACCCGGCCGCCGCCGAGCCCGCCGAGGGCGACCCCGAGGGCTGGCTGCTGACCCTCGCCGAGCTGGAGGCCCAGGGCGCCGCGTACCTGGTGGAGCACCCGGAGGCCGTCAAGGAGCGGGTGTCGGACATCACCGCCGACCAGCTGGCCACCCTGATCTACACCTCCGGCACCACCGGGCGGCCCAAGGGCGTGCGGCTGCCGCACGACAACTGGTCGTACATGGCGAAGGCCACCGTCGCGACCGGGCTGATCAACGCGGACGACGTCCAGTACCTCTGGCTGCCGCTCGCGCACGTCTTCGGCAAGGTTCTGACCTCCGGCCAGATCGAGGTCGGCCACGTCACCGCCGTCGACGGACGGGTCGACAAGATCATCGAGAACCTCCCGGTGGTCCGGCCCACCTACATGGCGGCCGTCCCGCGCATCTTCGAGAAGGTCTACAACGGCGTCGCCGCGAAGGCCCGCGCCGGTGGCGGGGCCAAGTACAAGATCTTCCAGTGGTCCGTGGGCGTCGCCCGCGAGTACGCCAAGGTCTCGCAGGACAACTTCCGCCGTACGGGCACCTCCTCCGTCCCCTTCGCCCTCGGCGCCAAGCACCGGGCGGCGGACGCCCTCGTCTTCGCGAAGATCCGCGAGGCGTTCGGCGGCCGGCTGCGCGCCTGCGTCTCCGGCTCCGCCGCCCTCGCCCCGGACATCGGCTACTTCTTCGCCGGCGCGGGCGTGCACGTCCTGGAGGGGTACGGCCTCACCGAGTCCAGTGCCGCCTCCTTCTGCAACCCCGGCGAGGCCTACCGCACCGGCACCGTCGGCAAGCCGCTCCCCGGCACCGAGGTCCGCATCGCCGACGACGGCGAGGTGCTGCTGCGCGGCCCCGGCATCATGCAGGGCTACCACCGGCTCCCGGAAAAGTCGGCCGAGGTGCTGGAGTCGGACGGCTGGCTGCACACCGGCGACATCGGCGAACTCTCCGTCGACGGGTACCTGAGCATCACGGACCGGAAGAAGGACCTGATCAAGACCTCGGGCGGCAAGTACGTCGCACCGGCCGAGGTCGAGGGCCAGTTCAAGGCGGTCTGCCCGTTCGTCTCCAACATCCTGGTGCACGGCGCGGACCGGAACTTCTGCACCGCGCTCATCGCCCTGGACGAGCCCGCGATCCTCGGCTGGGCCGCCGAGAACGGCCTGGCGGGCAAGGCGTACGCCGAAGTGGTGGCGGCCCCGCAGACCGTGGAGCTCATCGAGGGCTACGTCAAGGAGCTCAACGGGGGACTTCAGCGGTGGCAGACCATCAAGAAGTTCCGCCTCCTCCCGCGTGACCTGGACATCGAACACGGCGAGCTGACCCCCAGCCTCAAGCTGAAGCGCCCGGTCGTCGAGCGCGAGTACAAGTCGCTGATCGAGGACATGTACGCGGGGACGCGCGAGGCCTGA
- the lepA gene encoding translation elongation factor 4, whose amino-acid sequence MPATPTNVPAPSRTDPALIRNFCIIAHIDHGKSTLADRMLQLTGVVDQRQMRAQYLDRMDIERERGITIKSQAVRLPWAPTTAEGKGSTHILNMIDTPGHVDFTYEVSRSLAACEGTVLLVDAAQGIEAQTLANLYLAMENDLTIVPVLNKIDLPAAQPEKFSEELANLIGCQPEDVLRVSAKTGVGVDALLDRVVRDVPAPVGQADAPARAMIFDSVYDSYRGVVTYVRVVDGQLNKRERIRMMSTGATHELLEIGVSSPEMTPADGLGVGEVGYLITGVKDVRQSKVGDTITSLHSGATEALGGYKDPKPMVFSGLYPLDGSDYPDLREALDKLQLNDAALVYEPETSAALGFGFRVGFLGLLHLDVIRERLEREFGLDLIATAPNVVYRVTMEDGTEHIVTNPSEFPEGKIDSVHEPVVRATVLAPSEFIGAIMELCQNRRGTLIGMDYLSEDRVEIRYTLPLAEIVFDFFDQLKSKTRGYASLDYEPTGEQSAQLVKVDILLHGDKVDAFSAVTHKDKAYAYGVRLVAKLQKLIPRQNFEVPIQAAIGSRVIARETVRAIRKDVLAKCYGGDISRKRKLLEKQKEGKKRMKMVGNVEVPQDAFIAVLSTDESAAEAKGKK is encoded by the coding sequence GTGCCCGCGACTCCCACCAACGTGCCTGCGCCGAGCCGTACCGACCCGGCGCTGATCCGCAACTTCTGCATCATCGCGCACATCGACCACGGCAAGTCGACCCTTGCCGACCGGATGCTCCAGCTGACGGGCGTGGTCGACCAGCGGCAGATGCGCGCCCAGTACCTCGACCGGATGGACATCGAGCGCGAGCGCGGTATCACCATCAAGTCCCAGGCGGTCCGTCTGCCGTGGGCGCCCACCACGGCGGAGGGCAAGGGCAGCACCCACATCCTCAACATGATCGACACCCCCGGGCACGTGGACTTCACGTACGAGGTGTCGCGTTCGCTCGCCGCCTGTGAGGGCACGGTCCTGCTGGTCGACGCGGCCCAGGGGATCGAGGCGCAGACCCTGGCCAACCTGTACCTGGCCATGGAGAACGACCTCACCATCGTTCCGGTGCTGAACAAGATCGACCTCCCGGCCGCGCAGCCCGAGAAGTTCTCCGAGGAACTGGCGAACCTCATCGGCTGCCAGCCGGAGGACGTCCTCAGGGTCTCCGCGAAGACCGGTGTCGGCGTGGACGCGCTGCTGGACCGGGTGGTCCGGGACGTTCCGGCCCCCGTGGGCCAGGCGGACGCCCCCGCCCGCGCGATGATCTTCGACTCGGTCTACGACTCCTACCGCGGCGTCGTCACGTACGTCCGTGTGGTCGACGGCCAGCTCAACAAGCGCGAGCGCATCCGGATGATGTCGACCGGCGCCACGCACGAGCTGCTGGAGATCGGTGTCTCGTCTCCGGAGATGACCCCGGCGGACGGCCTCGGCGTGGGTGAGGTCGGTTACCTCATCACCGGCGTGAAGGACGTCCGTCAGTCGAAGGTCGGTGACACGATCACCTCGCTGCACAGCGGGGCGACCGAGGCGCTGGGCGGTTACAAGGACCCGAAGCCGATGGTGTTCTCGGGCCTCTACCCGCTGGACGGCTCGGACTACCCGGACCTGCGCGAGGCCCTGGACAAGCTCCAGCTCAACGACGCGGCCCTGGTCTACGAGCCGGAGACCTCCGCCGCGCTCGGCTTCGGCTTCCGCGTGGGCTTCCTCGGCCTGCTCCACCTCGACGTGATCCGCGAGCGCCTGGAGCGCGAGTTCGGTCTCGACCTCATCGCCACCGCGCCCAACGTGGTGTACCGCGTGACGATGGAGGACGGCACCGAGCACATCGTCACCAACCCGAGCGAGTTCCCCGAGGGCAAGATCGACTCGGTGCACGAGCCGGTCGTCCGGGCCACCGTCCTCGCGCCCAGCGAGTTCATCGGCGCGATCATGGAGCTCTGCCAGAACCGGCGCGGCACCCTGATCGGCATGGACTACCTCTCCGAGGACCGGGTGGAGATCCGCTACACCCTGCCGCTCGCCGAGATCGTCTTCGACTTCTTCGACCAGCTGAAGTCGAAGACCCGTGGGTACGCCTCGCTCGACTACGAGCCCACCGGCGAGCAGTCGGCGCAGCTCGTCAAGGTCGACATCCTGCTGCACGGCGACAAGGTGGACGCGTTCTCCGCCGTCACCCACAAGGACAAGGCGTACGCGTACGGCGTGCGGCTCGTCGCCAAGCTGCAGAAGCTCATCCCCCGGCAGAACTTCGAGGTGCCGATCCAGGCGGCCATCGGCTCCCGGGTCATCGCCCGCGAGACCGTCCGCGCCATCCGCAAGGACGTCCTCGCCAAGTGCTACGGCGGTGACATCTCCCGTAAGCGGAAGCTGCTGGAGAAGCAGAAGGAAGGCAAGAAGCGGATGAAGATGGTCGGCAACGTCGAGGTGCCGCAGGACGCGTTCATCGCGGTCCTGTCCACCGACGAGTCCGCCGCCGAGGCCAAGGGCAAGAAGTAG
- the rpsT gene encoding 30S ribosomal protein S20, with protein sequence MANIKSQIKRNKTNEKARLRNKAVKSSLKTAIRKAREAAVAGDVEKATTAARDASRALDKAVSKGVIHKNAAANKKSALASKVASLSA encoded by the coding sequence GTGGCGAACATCAAGTCCCAGATCAAGCGGAACAAGACCAACGAGAAGGCGCGCCTGCGCAACAAGGCCGTCAAGTCGTCGCTCAAGACCGCGATCCGCAAGGCCCGTGAGGCTGCCGTCGCCGGTGACGTCGAGAAGGCCACCACGGCCGCTCGCGACGCTTCCCGCGCGCTCGACAAGGCCGTCTCCAAGGGTGTCATCCACAAGAACGCCGCGGCCAACAAGAAGTCGGCCCTGGCCTCCAAGGTTGCCTCCCTCAGCGCCTGA
- a CDS encoding ComEC/Rec2 family competence protein translates to MNRDTGAPVRTERPTASGAGARTAAGSGAASGAGQEGPADLRLVLPALAAWASAALCLVLPGAWTATGVVVCLVVALVLLRMARGKGTRRSTGRGAVCAVLLCAAAGAASAGLHGADVRRGPVPGLARAHTEVEAEVTVTSDPVRTRAQVRGSRSMPALLLIDAEVTRLALPGPRPGSGSDTGSASGSGSASGSGSASGSGSGFGSGSGFGSGMAPPGSGSAAARAGVEAYRLRTPVVLMVSPGAATRAWQSLLPSTGLRIEGRLVPSTREGERSAATLRVAAGTAPRIATGPTFTQRLAGELREGLRRATEELGPDARALLPGLVVGDTSRVPTELHDAFRSTDLAHLLSVSGANLSILLFLLIGPPGAALSAERRGLAPRLGLTLRATALTGGLITLAFVIVCRPEPSVLRAAACGLVTLLAIGTGRRRALIPALAAAVLLLVLYDPWLARSYGFLLSVLATGSLLTLAPRWGAALCRRGVPARLAEVLAAAAAAQAVCAPVVVVLASRVSLVAVPCNLLAEFAVAPATVLGFAVLAVAPVSIPAAQVLARIAGWPVEWIAGVARTGAGLPGAEAAWPGGWGGAALLAGATLLVVVGARHLGRHPWVCSVAALLLALAVVRPVPLTRMVTGWPPPGWAFALCDVGQGDAMVLAAGDGTGVVVDAGPEPAPVDRCLRELGVRRVPLLVLTHFHADHVRGLPGVLRGRPVGAVQTTGLEEPAEQAAFVRRTAAASGVPLIPAAAGEHRRIGVLDWQVLWPEAGAGTTVAAPGVPEEPNDSSLTLLVTARGGLRLLLLGDLEPPAQQGLIRAHPELSGVDVLKVAHHGSGFQDPGLMRRVRPRLALISCGAGNPYGHPAPRTVAALAAGGAKVLRTDVDGAIAVSGAGAGLRVVGRR, encoded by the coding sequence ATGAACCGGGACACCGGCGCCCCCGTCCGCACGGAGCGCCCGACAGCCTCCGGTGCGGGCGCGCGTACGGCTGCGGGCTCGGGTGCGGCCTCCGGTGCGGGGCAGGAAGGTCCGGCCGATCTGAGGCTGGTGCTGCCGGCTCTCGCCGCCTGGGCGTCCGCCGCGCTCTGCCTGGTCCTCCCCGGGGCCTGGACGGCAACGGGGGTCGTCGTCTGTCTCGTGGTGGCCTTGGTGCTCCTGCGCATGGCGCGGGGCAAGGGGACCCGCCGGTCCACCGGAAGGGGTGCGGTCTGCGCCGTGCTGCTGTGCGCGGCGGCCGGGGCCGCTTCGGCGGGGCTGCACGGGGCCGACGTGCGTCGGGGCCCGGTACCGGGGCTGGCGCGGGCGCACACGGAGGTGGAAGCGGAGGTGACCGTCACCTCCGATCCGGTACGGACGCGGGCCCAGGTGCGCGGCAGCCGGAGCATGCCCGCCCTGCTGCTGATCGACGCCGAGGTCACCCGGCTCGCGCTCCCCGGTCCCCGTCCCGGCTCAGGCTCGGATACCGGCTCCGCCTCGGGCTCCGGCTCCGCCTCGGGCTCCGGCTCCGCCTCTGGCTCGGGTTCCGGCTTCGGCTCCGGATCGGGCTTCGGCTCCGGTATGGCTCCTCCCGGCTCCGGCTCGGCTGCGGCTCGCGCCGGCGTGGAGGCGTACCGGCTCCGCACGCCGGTCGTCCTGATGGTGTCGCCCGGCGCCGCGACGCGGGCGTGGCAGAGCCTGCTGCCCTCCACCGGTCTGCGGATCGAGGGCCGGCTCGTTCCCTCCACGCGCGAGGGCGAACGGAGCGCGGCGACCCTGCGGGTGGCGGCGGGTACCGCGCCACGGATCGCCACCGGGCCCACTTTCACACAGCGCCTGGCGGGGGAGTTGCGCGAAGGGCTGCGCCGGGCCACCGAGGAGCTCGGCCCGGACGCCCGGGCGTTGTTGCCCGGCCTGGTGGTCGGCGACACCTCACGCGTCCCGACCGAACTGCACGATGCTTTCCGATCCACCGATCTCGCCCATTTGCTGTCTGTTTCTGGTGCGAATTTATCCATTCTTCTCTTCCTGTTGATCGGCCCTCCGGGTGCTGCCCTGAGTGCCGAACGGCGGGGCCTCGCGCCCCGGTTGGGGCTGACCTTGCGTGCGACGGCGCTGACCGGCGGTCTGATCACCCTCGCGTTCGTGATCGTCTGCCGGCCGGAGCCGAGCGTGCTGCGCGCGGCGGCGTGCGGACTGGTCACGCTCCTCGCCATCGGGACCGGCCGGCGCAGAGCCCTGATTCCCGCACTGGCGGCGGCGGTTCTGCTGCTGGTGCTGTACGACCCGTGGCTGGCCCGGAGTTACGGCTTCCTGCTCTCCGTCCTCGCCACCGGATCGCTGCTCACTCTCGCGCCGCGCTGGGGAGCGGCGCTCTGCCGGAGGGGGGTTCCCGCCAGGCTCGCCGAGGTGCTGGCCGCCGCCGCCGCGGCGCAGGCCGTCTGCGCGCCCGTCGTCGTGGTGCTGGCCTCCCGGGTGAGCCTGGTGGCGGTCCCGTGCAACCTGCTCGCCGAGTTCGCTGTGGCGCCCGCGACGGTCCTCGGGTTCGCCGTGCTCGCCGTGGCCCCGGTGTCGATACCCGCGGCGCAGGTGCTGGCCCGGATCGCGGGGTGGCCGGTGGAGTGGATCGCGGGCGTCGCCAGAACGGGTGCCGGGCTGCCCGGGGCGGAGGCTGCCTGGCCCGGTGGCTGGGGAGGGGCCGCGCTGCTGGCGGGAGCCACGCTGCTCGTGGTGGTGGGCGCCCGCCACCTGGGCCGGCACCCCTGGGTCTGCTCGGTGGCCGCGCTGCTGCTGGCCCTCGCGGTGGTCAGGCCCGTGCCGTTGACCCGCATGGTGACGGGGTGGCCGCCGCCCGGCTGGGCCTTCGCCCTGTGCGACGTCGGGCAGGGCGATGCGATGGTGCTCGCGGCCGGGGACGGAACCGGGGTCGTCGTGGACGCCGGGCCCGAACCGGCACCCGTCGACCGGTGCCTGCGGGAGCTGGGCGTCAGACGTGTACCGCTGCTGGTGCTGACCCACTTCCACGCGGACCATGTGCGGGGCCTGCCCGGTGTGCTGCGGGGCCGGCCGGTGGGGGCGGTCCAGACGACCGGCCTCGAAGAGCCGGCGGAGCAGGCCGCGTTCGTACGGCGGACCGCCGCCGCCTCGGGAGTACCGCTGATTCCGGCGGCGGCGGGGGAGCACCGCCGTATCGGGGTCCTCGACTGGCAGGTCCTGTGGCCGGAGGCGGGCGCGGGGACGACGGTGGCGGCTCCGGGCGTGCCGGAGGAGCCGAACGACTCCAGCCTCACCCTGCTGGTCACGGCGCGGGGCGGTCTGCGGCTGCTGCTCCTGGGCGACCTGGAACCCCCGGCCCAGCAGGGCCTGATACGGGCGCACCCCGAACTGTCCGGCGTGGACGTGCTCAAAGTGGCGCACCACGGCTCGGGTTTCCAGGACCCGGGGCTGATGCGCCGGGTGCGGCCGAGGCTCGCGCTCATCTCCTGCGGCGCCGGGAACCCGTACGGGCACCCCGCCCCGCGCACCGTGGCGGCTCTGGCGGCGGGCGGCGCGAAGGTGCTGCGTACGGACGTGGACGGGGCGATCGCCGTGAGCGGCGCGGGGGCCGGACTGCGGGTGGTGGGCCGCCGGTAG
- a CDS encoding YceI family protein → MFGRWFRSNGQSGAASGGALAGVTVPQSAGVISCRVLDPVDQPVLQAEFVVTDAGGRRVFGGDTDPYGRILAAVPAGEYRLGITSEGFTPFHGPVTVTENGHANLGDVRLQLAQPPQLPTPGDWEIEPTHTQIGFTARHIGMARVHGRFNTFAGAIRIAEHMEDSAMHVIIDAASIDTNVQMRDDHLRSADFLDVGHFPTLEFYSERFVHRGGSRWAVTGALTLHGVSRTVTLDTQYLGLGNGLEGEARAACRATTELHREDFTLTWQTMLAKGIAVVGSSISIEMDIQIVQKS, encoded by the coding sequence ATGTTCGGCCGTTGGTTTCGCAGCAATGGACAGTCGGGTGCCGCCTCCGGTGGCGCCCTCGCCGGAGTCACCGTGCCGCAGTCCGCGGGCGTGATCAGCTGCCGGGTGCTCGACCCGGTCGACCAGCCGGTGCTGCAGGCCGAGTTCGTCGTCACGGACGCCGGGGGCCGCAGAGTCTTCGGTGGCGACACCGACCCGTACGGGAGGATCCTCGCGGCGGTTCCGGCGGGCGAATACCGACTGGGCATCACCTCCGAGGGGTTCACCCCCTTCCACGGGCCGGTCACGGTGACCGAGAACGGGCACGCGAACCTCGGCGACGTACGGCTCCAGCTGGCGCAGCCCCCGCAGCTCCCCACCCCCGGTGACTGGGAGATCGAGCCGACCCACACCCAGATCGGCTTCACCGCCCGGCACATCGGCATGGCGCGCGTCCACGGCAGGTTCAACACCTTCGCCGGTGCCATCCGCATCGCGGAGCACATGGAGGACTCGGCGATGCACGTCATCATCGACGCCGCATCGATCGACACCAACGTCCAGATGCGCGACGACCACCTGCGGTCGGCCGACTTCCTGGACGTCGGCCACTTCCCGACGCTGGAGTTCTACAGCGAGCGCTTCGTGCACCGCGGCGGGAGCCGGTGGGCCGTCACCGGGGCGCTCACCCTGCACGGCGTCAGCCGCACCGTGACGCTGGACACCCAGTACCTCGGTCTCGGCAACGGGCTGGAGGGCGAGGCGCGGGCCGCCTGCCGGGCCACCACCGAGCTGCACCGCGAAGACTTCACCCTCACCTGGCAGACGATGCTGGCCAAGGGGATCGCGGTCGTCGGCTCCAGCATCTCCATCGAGATGGACATCCAGATCGTCCAGAAGAGCTGA
- the holA gene encoding DNA polymerase III subunit delta: protein MATRRNPTDDPLAPLTLAVGQEDLLLDRAVQQVVAAARAADADTDVRDLASEQLQPGTLAELTSPSLFAERKVVIVRNAHDLSADTVKDVKAYLDSPAEEITLVLLHAGGAKGKGLLDAARKAGAREVACPKTTKPAERLTFVRSEFRALGRSATPEACQSLVDSIGSDLRELASAVSQLVADVEGTIDEAVVGRYYTGRAEASSFTVADRAVEGRAAEALEALRWSLSTGVAPVLITSALAQGVRAIGKLSSARGGRPADLARELGMPPWKIDRVRQQMRGWTPDGIAAATLAVAAADAGVKGGGDDPEYALEKAVVAVARAARAGR, encoded by the coding sequence ATGGCCACCAGAAGGAACCCCACCGACGACCCGCTCGCCCCTCTCACGCTCGCCGTGGGCCAGGAGGACCTCCTCCTCGACCGCGCCGTGCAGCAGGTGGTGGCGGCTGCCCGCGCCGCCGACGCCGACACGGACGTCCGCGATCTCGCCTCGGAGCAGTTGCAGCCCGGCACGCTCGCCGAGCTGACCAGCCCGTCCCTCTTCGCCGAGCGGAAGGTGGTGATCGTCCGCAACGCCCACGATCTCTCCGCCGACACCGTGAAGGACGTCAAGGCGTACCTCGACTCCCCGGCCGAGGAGATCACCCTGGTGCTGCTCCACGCGGGCGGCGCCAAGGGCAAGGGCCTGCTGGACGCGGCCCGCAAGGCCGGAGCGCGTGAGGTCGCCTGCCCGAAGACGACGAAGCCGGCCGAGCGGCTCACCTTCGTACGGTCGGAGTTCCGGGCGCTGGGCCGTTCGGCCACCCCGGAGGCGTGCCAGTCCCTCGTGGACTCCATCGGCAGCGACCTGCGGGAGCTGGCGAGCGCCGTCTCCCAGCTCGTCGCGGACGTGGAAGGCACCATCGACGAGGCCGTCGTCGGGCGCTACTACACGGGCCGTGCCGAGGCGTCCTCGTTCACCGTCGCCGACCGGGCGGTCGAAGGGCGGGCGGCCGAGGCGCTGGAGGCGCTGCGCTGGTCGCTCTCGACGGGGGTCGCCCCCGTCCTCATCACCAGCGCCCTCGCCCAGGGCGTCCGGGCCATCGGCAAGCTCTCCTCCGCCCGGGGCGGTCGCCCCGCCGACCTGGCCCGCGAGCTCGGCATGCCGCCGTGGAAGATCGACCGGGTACGCCAGCAGATGCGCGGCTGGACCCCGGACGGGATCGCGGCGGCGACCCTGGCCGTGGCCGCCGCCGACGCCGGCGTCAAGGGCGGCGGGGACGACCCGGAGTACGCCCTGGAGAAGGCGGTCGTCGCCGTGGCGCGAGCCGCCCGCGCGGGCCGCTGA
- a CDS encoding DegV family protein, with amino-acid sequence MSRHVAIVTDSTAYLPPRTMERHGITAVPLTVVLGDQALEEGTEISSRSLAVALQKRRSVTTSRPSPEVFAETYRAAAEAGATGVVSLHLSAEFSGTYDAALLAAKEAPVPVRVVDTGMVAMALGFCALAAAEATEAGGGLDDAVLAAERRARVTSAYFYVDTLDYLRRGGRIGAAQALFGSALAVKPLLQLDGGRIELLEKVRTASRAIARLEEIVADRAGTGAVDIAVHHLAAPDRAERLAERLRERVPGLVDLHVSEVGAVIGAHTGPGLLGAVISER; translated from the coding sequence ATGTCCCGCCATGTCGCGATCGTCACCGATTCAACGGCCTACCTGCCTCCCCGGACGATGGAGCGGCACGGCATCACAGCGGTGCCGCTGACCGTCGTCCTCGGCGATCAGGCGCTGGAGGAGGGCACGGAGATCTCGTCCCGTTCGCTCGCGGTGGCCCTCCAGAAGCGCCGTTCGGTGACCACGTCCCGCCCCAGCCCGGAGGTCTTCGCCGAGACCTACCGGGCAGCGGCCGAAGCGGGTGCGACCGGTGTCGTCTCGCTGCACCTGTCCGCCGAGTTCTCGGGAACGTACGACGCCGCGCTGCTGGCCGCGAAGGAAGCCCCGGTGCCGGTGCGGGTGGTGGACACCGGGATGGTCGCGATGGCCCTCGGCTTCTGCGCGCTGGCGGCGGCCGAGGCCACCGAGGCGGGCGGCGGACTGGACGACGCGGTACTGGCGGCGGAGCGGCGGGCACGTGTCACCTCCGCCTACTTCTACGTGGACACCCTCGACTACCTCCGCCGGGGCGGCCGGATCGGGGCGGCCCAGGCGCTGTTCGGGTCCGCGCTCGCCGTGAAACCGCTGCTTCAGCTCGACGGCGGGCGCATCGAGCTGCTGGAGAAGGTACGGACGGCCTCCCGGGCCATCGCCCGGCTGGAGGAGATCGTCGCCGACCGGGCCGGTACGGGCGCGGTGGACATCGCGGTGCACCACCTCGCGGCCCCGGATCGGGCCGAGCGGCTCGCGGAACGCCTGCGGGAGCGGGTGCCGGGGCTGGTGGACCTGCACGTCAGCGAGGTCGGTGCGGTGATCGGCGCGCACACGGGACCGGGGCTGCTCGGCGCGGTGATCTCGGAGCGGTGA
- a CDS encoding ComEA family DNA-binding protein: MAGRRRAAALLGEAVAEPVGESMGDEDAGAVARAALRERLPLWFQLRCALEPKATAALGVVLVGLAVLAGAHFWTAGPETVRVPEAVRAAAEVSALPRTENAGATSLSAPPSSRPRPSPAAAPDAVAADRIVVDVNGKVRRPGVQHLRAGSRVADALHAAGGVLAGTDVTGLNRARILNDGEQVVVGIPTAPQPPGAAGGPVPGGGEAAQAGPLSLSTATAEQLETLPGVGPVLAQHIVDYRTEHGGYASVDELRNVTGIGDRRFADLQPLVRP; this comes from the coding sequence GTGGCGGGGCGCCGCCGGGCCGCCGCGTTGCTGGGCGAGGCGGTGGCAGAGCCGGTGGGGGAGTCCATGGGGGATGAGGACGCCGGGGCCGTTGCTCGTGCCGCTCTCCGCGAGCGGTTACCTCTCTGGTTCCAGCTCCGTTGCGCCCTCGAACCGAAGGCGACGGCCGCCTTGGGCGTGGTCCTGGTCGGCCTCGCGGTCCTGGCCGGGGCGCACTTCTGGACGGCCGGGCCGGAGACCGTACGCGTCCCCGAGGCGGTGCGGGCGGCGGCCGAGGTGTCCGCCCTGCCGCGTACGGAGAACGCGGGCGCGACGTCCCTGTCGGCGCCCCCGTCGTCACGGCCACGACCGTCGCCCGCCGCCGCTCCCGACGCCGTGGCCGCCGACCGGATCGTGGTCGACGTGAACGGCAAGGTGCGGCGGCCGGGAGTCCAGCACCTGAGGGCCGGGTCGAGGGTCGCCGACGCGCTGCACGCCGCTGGGGGCGTACTCGCGGGGACGGACGTCACCGGCCTCAACCGCGCCCGGATCCTCAACGACGGCGAGCAGGTGGTGGTCGGAATCCCCACGGCCCCGCAGCCCCCGGGTGCGGCGGGGGGACCGGTGCCGGGCGGCGGAGAGGCGGCGCAGGCCGGGCCGTTGAGCCTCAGTACCGCCACCGCCGAGCAGTTGGAGACGCTGCCGGGGGTCGGGCCCGTCCTGGCCCAGCACATCGTCGACTACCGCACCGAGCACGGGGGATACGCCTCCGTCGACGAACTGCGGAACGTCACGGGCATCGGTGACCGGCGCTTCGCCGATCTCCAGCCCCTGGTGCGGCCATGA